In Pochonia chlamydosporia 170 chromosome Unknown PCv3seq00009, whole genome shotgun sequence, a genomic segment contains:
- a CDS encoding lysozyme (similar to Metarhizium robertsii ARSEF 23 XP_007825417.1), with the protein MVKGSTILLLGASASVQACTAPKANEATVKFISGFEGWKDHVYNDPGPQHLETLGYGHLCKKPRCAEVKYPFPPLSKADGLKLLSDDMSVAENCVYQDTNDKVVLNANQYGALVSWAFNVGCGNVKSSQLIKRLNAGENPNTVAAQELPKWNKAGGKVLPGLTRRRNEEVALFKTPTNDPALPACVNPPSHTSKPAPPTHHSTHSSAKPTKTKETSTHSHHTKHTKSHSHSHTKVTSAPTTLSTAKSTTGWGNSTSVAPTSSTAWTTSVVYTTEIHTVTQCASTVTDCPARPHTTTKTIPLYTTICPVTETEVPTEVPTGQPTETVVPVPTVPTGTGSLPSNTNTWTSPSQTCNGNCTQPAPTSPPPVSSGAKTGVSAVVVLGAVAALFL; encoded by the exons atggtcaaggGATCTACTATTTTGCTCCTCGGAGCCTCTGCCAGTGTCCAGGCTTGCACTGCTCCCAAGGCTAATGAAGCTACCGTCAAGTTCATCTCGGGCTTTGAGGGATGGAAGGATCACGTCT ACAACGACCCTGGCCCACAGCACCTCGAGACCCTTGGCTACGGACATCTCTGCAAGAAGCCCAGATGCGCCGAGGTCAAGTACCCCTTCCCTCCTCTATCCAAGGCCGATGGCCTGAAGCTTCTGAGCGACGACATGTCG GTTGCCGAGAACTGCGTCTACCAGGACACCAACGACAAAGTTGTCCTCAATGCCAACCAGTACGGCGCACTCGTCAGCTGGGCTTTCAACGTTGGCTGCGGCAACGTCAAGTCTTCCCAGCTCATCAAACGTCTCAACGCTGGCGAGAACCCCAACACTGTCGCCGCCCAAGAGCTTCCCAAGTGGAACAAGGCGGGTGGAAAGGTTCTTCCCGGCCTCACTCGCCGCCGCAATGAAGAAGTGGCCCTCTTCAAGACTCCTACCAACGATCCTGCGCTTCCCGCTTGTGTGAACCCACCATCTCACACCTCCAAGCCCGCTCCTCCTACTCACCACTCTACACACTCTTCGGCCAAGCCTACCAAGACTAAGGAGACATCTACTCACTCTCACCACACCAAGCACACCAAGTCTCACAGCCACTCCCACACCAAGGTTACTTCCGCTCCTACTACTCTGTCTACCGCCAAGAGCACCACCGGCTGGGGCAACTCTACTTCCGTTGCACCTACTTCCTCGACTGCTTGGACTACCTCTGTTGTGTACACGACTGAGATTCACACCGTCACGCAGTGTGCTTCTACCGTGACTGACTGCCCTGCTCGCcctcacaccaccaccaagactATCCCTCTGTATACGACCATCTGCCCCGTCACCGAGACCGAAGTTCCTACTGAGGTTCCCACCGGCCAGCCTACCGAGACTGTTGTGCCTGTTCCCACTGTTCCTACCGGCACTGGCTCTCTgccctccaacaccaacacctGGACTTCCCCCTCGCAGACTTGCAACGGCAACTGCACTCAACCCGCTCCTACGAGCCCTCCTCCCGTCAGCTCTGGCGCCAAGACTGGCGTCAGCGCTGTCGTGGTTCTCGGTGCTGTCGCTGCCTTGTTTTTGTAA